Genomic window (Sinorhizobium sojae CCBAU 05684):
ACTTCTCCTTTGCGGCGGGTCCAAGCGCAGAATAATAGGACGCCAGCCTTCTCCTCTCGTCGTCGTCCAGCAGACCGGCCACGGGCTCCATCGCACCGCTCGGACGTACCTGCTCGGCAAACTCCCGGAGGCTGCGCAACAAATAGGCTTCGTTCTGCCCCGCAAGCCGGGGTACACGGTCGCCGTTGGTACCGTTGCGCTCATTTTCATGGCAGCGCGCACATTGTGTCAACGCTCGGCTGCTCGCCAACTCTCCGGGCGCATCGCCAAGAGTGCTGCGAGTAAGACCGGAAAGCTCTGCATAGTGGTCTGCCGCATCCGGAAGGCGGGCGAGGAAAGCCGTCACGGCCCAGATTTCATCATCGCGCCGCAAGCTCGGCCATGCGGGCATGCCGGTGTATTTCATTCCGTGTTTAACGATCCAGAAGATCTCTTCCGGAGAGCGGTGCTCACCCACCGCCCTCAGGTCCGGCGGCGGAGGCAGCATGCCGCTGACGATCGCGTTGATTTCTTCCCCCGGCCGGCTGTGACAGGGAACGCAGCCGCCCTCGAAATGGCCGGCGCCGAGACGCACCATGCCCTCGTCGTCGAGAGCGGGCGCCTTGACCAGATAGCTGCGGACGGCAATCGAGCGTTCGCGGATCACTTCGAACAGCCATGTTGTGAACCGCAGATGATCCCGCGAGGCTGCAACATTGTAGGCACCGGACCAGACGACAACCGCAGCCACCACGACCACGCCGGCGCCCGCCAGGGCGAGCATCTTTGCAATCGTCGTCCAGTGCAGATCCTTCAGGTCCACGCTTCTTCACCCGTATTTGGCCGCTCGATTTCGTCCGCCTCCATGGCGAACAGCCATCGTGCGCCAAGGACGACGCCGCCGAGAACGTAGCTTGTCGGGCACGCAACCAGCATGAGCAGTCCCGCGAGTTGCTGATCGGCCAGAACAGCTTCAGGAGTGGGGGCAACGGCGGCTGGATTATGGCTGACCATGCCCGTGAAGAGTGCCCTGGGCGCGAACACGAACAGCACACCCAACAGGCAATAGAGCTTGCTGGTCACGAGTAGCGACAGGATCGGCTTCCAGCTGTGGCTGCCACGGAAACGAAGGACCACCCACCAATACAGGAGGGCGGTGAGAAAAAGGGTCCCGTACATGAGCAGGTGAAGCCTTACGGAGGCTAAGGCAGGCGTGAGCAACGGCGGTGCGTGCCATATCCAAAGGCCGAAGAGTTGCGCGGCTGTCGCGAAAGCCAGCGCGCCGCCCACAGGTTCCCGTCTTTGATGCCAGACGCCACATGCGGTCATCGCCGCCACCGGGGCGAGGAGGTTCATAAGCAGAATGTGCATGACCATGTGGCTCGCCAGCGGTCCCATCATTCCAGCCTCCGCTTTGAAATGTCACGCAATACGTGTTGCGAATGTTTGTCGCCCGACCGGCCTGATGCGTCTCCCGCCCCTCGCGGCCGCGCCGTTACGGCATCTTCCCTAACCGGTCTGGGCGAGGATGGTTCCCACAAAGCATATGTGGCGGCGCCATGAGGCGACGCTATTTGTCCGTGTGCTTCCTGCAGCGAGCATTCGGCTGCATTTCCGCCGGGGCGACGGAACAATCGCCAGAGCCCGCCATTACTCCTCTCGTTCACGAGATCGTTGGCGATGGAGGGGAAACAATGGTGGAGTCACATGCCATTTCGGCGCCCAGGCATGCTTCCGATTATCCCGGTCGGCAGGCGGATTGTCTCGCTGCGCTACGGCCGGCCGTTGCGGAGCTGGCGGCAGAGTCTCAGGACAGTATCGTTGCCGCCATGGGCGGCGAGATGACCGGTGATTTGCTGACGCTCGCCCACGAAGCCGAAGGGGTAGGGTGGAGCTTCGACGAGGCTCGTGACGCCATCGAAAAACTTGCGCGCGAATATGAGGGCGCCAAAGGGACCATCTTCGACTGAGCGGATCTTCGACTGAGCGGGAGCGGGCGTCGATCCCGCTCGAGCCTCGACGATCAATAGGGAAGGCACAGGCCATTGCCGAGAGTGGGCGTCCTCACCTTTCATCGCTGCATCAACTACGGCTCATTCTGGCAGGCGCGCTGCCTGGTCGACGGTCTCCGATTGCTCGGCGCCGATCCGGTGATACTCGACCATCGCTCCGCCCGGATTCGTCGCGCCGAATGGCGCTGCGCCTTTCAGCCGCTTCTACCGGTGAGATCGTCGCGGGCGGATTTTCCGCTCTACGCTGCGAAGATCAGGAAATTTGCGGAAGCCATTGCGGCTTGTCCGCTAAGCGGTCCATTCGAAATCGATGATCCTGCGGAAATCGAACCCTTCGACCTTGTGCTTGTCGGGAGCGACGAGGTCTGGAATCTCAGCCACCCTTGGTATGGAGGCCGACCGATCTTCTATGGAGACGGCGTGCAGGCGCGCCGTCTCGTCTCCTATGCGGCGACATTTGGGAACTTGCCTGCAGCACAGGGCCTGGAGTTCTATTGGGCCGACAAGCTTCAAAAATTCGATGGCATTTCCGTACGGGACGCCAATTCGAGGGCGATCATCGAGAAGGATCTCAAGCGTCGAGCCACACTCGTCCTCGATCCCTGCCTCCAGTTTCCCGCGTCGCTTGCGCCCAGTCGGGAGCCGAGGGCAGGGTCGCCTTATCTGGCCGTATATGGCCACTCCTTCCCGGACTGGTTCCAGGCCGGCGTCCGTCGATGGGCGGCATCCTATTCGCTCACTCTCATCAGCATCGGATATCGAAACGATTGGGCCGACAAACAGTGGCTCGACGCAGGGCCGTATGACTTTGCCGGGTTCATTGCCCGCGCGGCGGCGGTTGCCACGAACTTCTTCCATGGCTGTGTGTTCTCGCTGCTTCACGCGAAGCCATTCGTTTGCACCCTGTCGGACTACCGCTCCAACAAAATAGGCGATCTTACGCGAACGGTCGGGGCCGAAGGTCACCTCGTATCAGAAGAGACGGCGCAAGCGACCTATGAGGTAATGCTCGGGAGCCCGCTGGATGCGGCCATAGAACGCCGCATCGCGCAACTACGCCTGCAGTCCGGGACGTATCTGGCCAATGTCCTCCAATGAAAGATCCCGTGACCATGCCAGGCGCGCCGTGCTGACGCCGACGCAGATGAGGAGGTCGGGCCTCTGTATCGGCTGCGGCGCTTGTGTGGCGCAGTCTGGTAAAGGCACAGCAAGAATGCGTTTCGACCGCTTTGGCCAGCTAGAGCCGATCGTGTCCGGCGAAGGGGACGGCGGCTCAGCATTTGCGCAAATCTGTCCCTTCTCTCCCAGTTCCATCAATGAAGACGCGATCGCTGCCGAACGTTTTGCCTCGAGCGGGCAAATCGACACCCGAATAGGACGGTACGAGGCTTGCTATGTCGGCCACGTCCGCGAAGGAAGGTTTCGGGCTGAAGGCAGTTCCGGCGGGATGGCGAACTGGACGGCGGTCGAGCTCCTGAATGAGCGGCTGGTCGACGGTGTGGCGCATGTCGTCCCATCTTGCGGGGAGAGTGTCGGTCACCCGTTCTTCCGCTATCAAATTTCGCGAGAACCGGAGGACGTCCGCAAGGGTGCCAAGTCGCGATATTACCCGGTCGAACTGTCAGGCGTTATCGAAGAGATCCGGCGACATCCCGGCCGCTATGCGGTCGTCGGCATTCCCTGCTTCGTCAAGGCCATGCATCTGCTCAGCCGACAGGATCCGGTGCTACGGGAGCGGCTCGCCTTCACGCTTGGCCTCTTTTGCGGACATATGAAAAGCTCCCGCTTCGTCGAGAGTTTCGCCTGGCAGACGGGTGAGCGGATCGAAGCGGTCGGCGGTGTCGACTACAGACTGAAGGATGAGAGCAGACCCGCAAACTGGTACACCGCCCATCTCAGCATGCGCGACGGGAGCAGCCGGAGCAGGGACTGGTGGCACCTGGTCGATGGCGATTGGGGCGCCGGCTTCTTCCAGAACTCCGCCTGCAATTTCTGCGATGACGTGGTCGGCGAAACGGCTGACATTTCCTTCGGCGACGCCTGGGTGGAGCCCTATGCATCTGACGGCCGCGGGACCAATGTCGTCGTTGTCCGCTCGCCGGAGCTTCATCGGCTGATCGGTCGGGCCATGGCCGAAGGGAGGCTTGAGCTGCGGGAGGTCGACAGCGCTTTCGTGGTGCGGACACAGGCGGCAGGGTTCAGGCAGCGGCGCGAGGGGCTGGCATTTCGTTTGAGCTGGCCGCGGCGCGGCGTTAGACCGCTAAAGCGAATCCCGCCGAAATTCACCGGTCTGCCGCCGCGACGCATGCTGATCTATTGGCTGCGCAGCGTGATCAGCGCGCATAGCCATCATGTGTTCTGGTGTGCTCGCACGCTGCGTCTGCCCGTGCTCTATCTCCGCTGGGCCTCCGCAATTCTCGCCTTCTATCAGGGCGTCACCTACTCCCGGGGCAGGATTGGAAGGCTTGTCGACCGCATCGTCCCCCGGGAGAAAGACGACTGATCGACGACATTCAGCGTCGAGGAAACGGACGCATAGCGCTCCGTCATCTCCGCGCAGAACTCGGCGAACTCCTCCGGCACGATCGGCGTGCTGGTGTGGTGGGCAGCGAGCCCCCTGTGCGCCGGCGTGAAGCAGAAGGTGACGGTCACGTCGAAGTCTTCGAGCGCCTCCATCTGGCGGTCGAACCAGTCCAGGGCGTCCGGCCGGAAGCGATCGGCCCAGGAAAGGCCGGTCCTCACATAAGTGACGCCGAGCTGCTTCATCCACTGGACCGCCTCGTCCAGCCGCGGGTCCTCGAAATGGAACCATTGCATCAGCCCGATCTCGGGCGTGTGCCTGGAGAATTCCTCGATGGCCGGTTTAGGCGTGCCGTCCTCACGCAGGAGACCCATGTAGAAATGCCGGTAATAGGAGGAGCCCTCCGCCTCGCGGTGGCGGGTGGTTGCCCCCCAGGCGCTCGGCAGGTCGTAGAGGCTGTACCACTGAATCCGATCAATCCTGCCCTTGAGCAATTCGACCGTCCTCTTCAACCCCCAAGCCTGCACCTCCTCAGCGCCGAAGGTCGAGACGCCGACCTCGCTCACCCATAGGGGCAGATCGGTGATGCCGCGAATTTCTTCGATTTTCTGCGGCCATTCGTCGATCTGCCAAAGGTTCCAGTCGAGGGGAAATCCATGCACCGCAACGGCATCGACATGGTCGAGCACGCCATAGGATTTCATCAATGCCATGAAATTCGGATCGATCGGCGAAATGCCGCCAAGCACGCGCGTGAGGCCGGGATTCACATCGCGGATAGCATCTCCGGCTAGTTTCGCCATATGGGCAAATCGGCTCCAGTCCGGGTCGAGGTCCGGATCCCAATGCGACTTGTTGTTTGGTTCGTTCCAAATCATGGCGGCTTCGATCATGGTTACCTCCGCGCTGTCAGTAGATGGGCTGTCTCGTCCAGGTTCGGCGCTTCGCGGTTCAACATCAGAAGCTTCAAGTCGCCGTCGCTTGCCACCACGGCAGAGACGGAGGCCGGCGCGATCTCGAAGCGGGGCCAGGCATCCAACGAAAGGCCAAGCACGTGGCAGACCAGCGACTTGATGACATCAGCATGGCTGACAAGCGCAATCTTCGTGCCGCCATTTTTCTTTTCGAGCGCCGCGACGAGCTGTGTCACGCGCCGCTGCACATCGAACATGGTCTCGCCGCTGGGCGCGCGCACGCGGCTTCTTTCGGAATTCCATTGCCGCCATAGCGGATCGGTATGAAGCGCCTCGAAAGTCTTGCCGGACCAGGCGCCGAAGTCGACTTCGTCGAGCGCTTCCGTCGTGGTCACTTCGGCAAGGCCGGAGGCGGCGGCAACAGCCCCTGCGGTCTCCCTGGTACGTTTGCGCGGGCTCGTATAGATCGAGGCAATACCTTCGCAGGCGAGGCGCGCCGCGAGCCGTTCTGCCTGTTTTCTCCCGGCCTCGCCGAGGGGAACATCGGCCGTTCGCCCGGCGAGGAACTGTCCGATCCGGTCGTGTGCGGCATGGCGCACCAGGAGGAACGTGGTCGTCACTCGGCCGCTCCCAACAGTCCTTCTTCGTCGCTGGCGATGAATTCCTCCAGGCGTCGGCGAGCCTCTGCGTCGGTGAATTGCCGTGGCGGGGACTTCATGAAATAGCTCGATGGCGCAATCAGCGGACCGCCAATCTTCCGGTCGAGCGCAAGCTTGGCGCAGCGCACCGCATCGATGACGACGCCGGCGGAATTGGGCGAATCCCACACTTCGAGCTTCAACTCGATATTGAGGGGAACATTGCCGAAGGTGGTGCCCTCGACGCGAATATAGGCGAATTTTCGGTCGGTAAGCCAGGGCACGTGATCGCTCGGGCCGATATGGATGTCGCCGGCGGCGAGCGGGACATCCAATTGGCTGACCACGGACTGTGTCTTCGAGATCTTCTTCGATTCCAGCCGCTCCCGCTCGAGCATGTTGAGGAAATCCGTGTTGCCGCCGAAATTGAGCTGGTAGGTCCGGTCGATCTGCACGCCGCGGTCGCGGAAGAGATTGGCGAGCAGGCGATGCACGATGGTCGCGCCGACCTGGCTCTTGATATCGTCGCCGATGAGCGGCAGACCGCGTTCGGCAAAGCGCTTCTGCCAGGCGCTGTCGGAGGCGATGAAGACGGGTATGCAATTGATGAAACCGCAACCGGCGGCCAGAGCCTGTTCCGCATACCAGCGCGTGGCCGCCTCGGCGCCGACGGGCAGATAGGAAACGAGCACATCCGTTTCGCTCTGCCGCAGGACTTCCGCAACGTCGACTGCGGGCTGGTCGGATTCTTCGATGTTCTCACGCAGATATCGGCCTATGCCGTCAAGGGTCCGGCCGCGCTGAACGGTCACGCCCGTCGGAGCGACGTTGGCGAAGCGACAGGTGTTGTTCGGTTCGGCGTAGATCGCATCGGCAACATCCCGGCCCACCTTCGGAGCGGCAACGTCAAATGCCGCGGCGATTTCGACGTCACTCACATGGTAGCCGCCGAGGGTGACATGCATCAGCCCGGGAACCGGTTCGTCCTCTCTGGCGTTACGATAAAAGGTGAGCCCCTGAACGAGGGACGAGGCACAATTGCCCACCCCCGCCAAGCCGATCCGAATGGATTTCGATCGCATCTCCGCACTCCGCAAAGCATCTACAATGCTTGCCAAACCCGCGCACGCTGGATTGGTTCCTTCCAATTGACACGCACCGCGCGGATCGAATTCCTCCGCTACGCGTTCAAGGCGAACGGGAAAGGCGGTAAGATGCTGGTTTACGGCGACCCGAAGCGCGCAGAATGCGCTGACGTCCTCTGCGAAGCGATTGCAGAAAGGCTGGCGGAGGTCGCACATCAGCCGCCAGGCCTCGCACGGCACATGCGTCTGGTCGGCGTCCTGCTGAACGCCGGCGAACTGGCACAGGGTTTGTCGGATCTCGAGTTCAAGAGCCTTGGTGCCGACGAAGTCTCGCCCGTGCGGGAAGCGGCCGGAGGTCTGCTTCTCCAGGTTGGGCGCCTTGTCGTCCAATCCTGGCTTCACGATTTCACCTGGCATCCGAGCGACCCCGGCCGGATGTCCGCCCTTCTGCGGGAGCTTCGGATGCCCGAGGCTCTTTCGATAAAGGAAGCGGAGGGATTTGCCTTTTACGGTCTCTATCCGGAGAGCTACATCGAGGCGGCAATACGGTCGAGGCTTTCTCCAAACCGGGTCGTGATCGGCATCCGGTCGATCGGCACCAGTCTTTCGGCCGTCGTTTCCGCTGCGATCGGGGCTAAAGCCCCGGAGACGGTGCGCCCGGTCGGACCGCCTTACCGAAAGCGAATTGCAATCGCTCCCACCCTTTCCCGCCAATTGCTTCGCGACCCGGACGCCGATTTCGCGATCGTCGACGAGGGCCCCGGCCTTTCCGGCAGTTCGTTCGGCAGCGTTGCTGACTGGCTCGAGGAGCACGCGACCTGTAAGGGGCGCATACATTTCTTTCCGGGACACAAAGGGAGCCCTGGGCCCGAGGCCACTCGTCGGCACCAGAGCCGGTGGAAAGCGACCCCGCGGCACGTCGTCGACATGGATGAGCTCCTCCTTGGGTGCGTTCGGTCCTCACATCGGCTTGCGTCCTGGGTGAGCAACCTTGTCGGCCCGCTCAAACGACCGCTCGAAGATATCTCCTGCGGCGCCTGGCGGCGCGCCACCACCGGCGACCAGCATGCCTGGCCTCCAACAGATCGGAGATTCGAACGGCGAAAATTCCTCGCGCACACGGCAGAAGGGGCTTGGCTCGTGAAGTTCGCCGGCCTTGGCGATATCGGCGAGCGGAAGTACGCGAAGGCGCGCCTGCTCGCAGAGGCCGGTTTCACGGCACCGGTCGCAGGGCTCTGCCATGGCTTTCTGGTTCAGAAGTGGGTGCCGGCACATACTGCGTCGAGAGACCTGCACCGTCCGGAATTCATCGCGCATCTTGGTGAGTACCTCGCATTCCGCGCACGCCGTCTGCCACCGCCGAAGAATGGCGGGGCCTCACTGGCCAAGCTGAGCGAGATGACCCTGATGAACACGGAAGAAGCCCTGGGGAGGGCTTTCGCCAGGGCCGTGAGAGAGCGCGTCGACGATGTTGCGCGTTACGCTGACCTCCTCGTGCGGATCGATACCGACAATCGGCTCCACCCCTGGGAATGGCTCAAGGCGGGGGAAAGGGGTTACCTCAAGGCCGATGCGCTCGACCACAGCGAAGGCCACGATCTCGTCGGCGCGCAGGACGTGGTATGGGACATAGCGGGCGCGGCAATCGAGTTCGACCTGTCACCGGGAGAAGCGGCAAACCTGCGCGCAGCTGTTTCTGACGGCTGCTTGCATGCCGTGAACGCGGAACTGCAGAGTGTCTTCGAAATCTTCTATCTGGCCTTCCAGATCGGTCTTTGGACTTCTGCCAGAAAGTCTGCGTCAGCGGACGAAGCATCCCGGCTGGAGGCGGTCGCTTCACGCTACGTGAATTGCCTCCGGCAACGTACATTGGAGGTCGCGGACTGAGCCCAAGGCTGCGGAGCGCCTATCGTCCGTAAATTATATCGAGCACTGCAGCGACAGTCGCGAAATTCCCGCAGTCGGGGTCGAAGGCCTCTGCTGCGGCGAGCCGTTCAGCCCAGGCGGCGGCGGCGCGTCCACACCAGGCATCCGGCGGCGACGCCAGGACTTGCCGTTGCGTGCCGCGGTGAAGTTCGGCCGTGAAGTCGAGGAAAGAGCCATTCACGTTGCGGAAGCTCGTACCCCCCCGGGTACCGTAGAAGTCGGCGCCGATTACGGCGTCACAGCCTGCGTGCAATTGCCACGAGCAAGCGATCCGGGCGACAACACCGTTGGCCAGTTCGAGCGTTGCGACCGCGTAGTCCTCTACTTCATTGCCGTCTCGAAGAATGCGCGATCCCCTCGAATACAGCCTGCTTTCGACGCGAACGACATCCGGAAAGCCTAGGGTCCAAAGGACGAGGTCCACGAGGTGCACGCCGAGATCCATGACGCATCCGCCGCCGGACAACGCCTTGTCGTAGAACCATGGCTTGCCGGGACCATAGGCGTTGTGGAAGACGAGATCGACGGCATAAACAGTGCCGAGTTCGCCTGAGACGATCAGATCGCGAATCTGCCGCATGCCTTCGGTTTGGCGATAGGACAGGTCGACGCCGAGCAGCCTGTCCGCGCGTCGCGCTGCCTCGACGACGGCGATGCACTCGTCGTGCGAACGGCCGAGCGGCTTTTGGCAGAACACCGCGAGGCCCTGCTCCAGGGCCATGATCGATTGCGCCGCGTGGAGCGCGCTCGGCGTCGCGATCACGACACCGTCGAGTTCCTGGTCGAGCAGCCCTTCGAGCGATGCTGCGACCGTTGCTTCCGGCGCCAGTTCGCGTGCCGCCGCCACCATTTCGGGGGAGGGATCGGCGATAACGGCTGGCTCGACGGCGCCGCATTCGACGATCGCCCTCATCCGGTCGAGGCCGATCCAGCCAACGCCCAGGAAGCCGACACGGGGGCGGGCTTGAACCAGGATTGCGTCAGGCATCGCAGATCACCAGCGCCTTGATGAAACCTTCGGGGCGATCCCGGGTCATGTCCAATGCCGCACCGAGCTGCTCGAGCGGGAAGCGGTGGGTGAAGAGTGGCGAGGGCGACAGGCGGCCGGCAGCGGTCGCATCGATCGCTTCGGATATGCCGCGCATATAGACGGCCGGATCGCGTTCATGCGCGTTGATCACATCGAGGCCGCGCCAGTTCCAGAGCTGCATGTTCACTTGGCGAGGGCCATCCTGATGATATCCGGCCACGATCAGGCGGCCGCGTTCTTTCGTCAGTTCTCCCGCAAGATCGAGCGGCCATTGCTTCCCGGTCGCCTCGACGACGCAGTCGCAGAACTGCCCCCCGGTTAGATCCTTCACCTTCTCGATGATCTGCCAGTGATCGTCCATGGGGATTGCCTCACTGGCGCCCGCTCGCTTCGCCGCGGCCAGTGAGAATGGCCGGCGGGAAATGGCGATCACCCGCGCCCCTGCCGCATTTGCGAGTTCGGTGAGGAGAAT
Coding sequences:
- a CDS encoding Coenzyme F420 hydrogenase/dehydrogenase, beta subunit C-terminal domain, which translates into the protein MSSNERSRDHARRAVLTPTQMRRSGLCIGCGACVAQSGKGTARMRFDRFGQLEPIVSGEGDGGSAFAQICPFSPSSINEDAIAAERFASSGQIDTRIGRYEACYVGHVREGRFRAEGSSGGMANWTAVELLNERLVDGVAHVVPSCGESVGHPFFRYQISREPEDVRKGAKSRYYPVELSGVIEEIRRHPGRYAVVGIPCFVKAMHLLSRQDPVLRERLAFTLGLFCGHMKSSRFVESFAWQTGERIEAVGGVDYRLKDESRPANWYTAHLSMRDGSSRSRDWWHLVDGDWGAGFFQNSACNFCDDVVGETADISFGDAWVEPYASDGRGTNVVVVRSPELHRLIGRAMAEGRLELREVDSAFVVRTQAAGFRQRREGLAFRLSWPRRGVRPLKRIPPKFTGLPPRRMLIYWLRSVISAHSHHVFWCARTLRLPVLYLRWASAILAFYQGVTYSRGRIGRLVDRIVPREKDD
- a CDS encoding inositol-3-phosphate synthase, which translates into the protein MRSKSIRIGLAGVGNCASSLVQGLTFYRNAREDEPVPGLMHVTLGGYHVSDVEIAAAFDVAAPKVGRDVADAIYAEPNNTCRFANVAPTGVTVQRGRTLDGIGRYLRENIEESDQPAVDVAEVLRQSETDVLVSYLPVGAEAATRWYAEQALAAGCGFINCIPVFIASDSAWQKRFAERGLPLIGDDIKSQVGATIVHRLLANLFRDRGVQIDRTYQLNFGGNTDFLNMLERERLESKKISKTQSVVSQLDVPLAAGDIHIGPSDHVPWLTDRKFAYIRVEGTTFGNVPLNIELKLEVWDSPNSAGVVIDAVRCAKLALDRKIGGPLIAPSSYFMKSPPRQFTDAEARRRLEEFIASDEEGLLGAAE
- a CDS encoding MDR/zinc-dependent alcohol dehydrogenase-like family protein; this encodes MNISMKAEGDTMSAAVVTGPGTVRIETLPLPQPGPRQVRVRLEGCGVCASNLVPWSGPDWMNFPTEPGALGHEGWGIIDAIGEEVDGFRVGDRVAALSYHAYATHDIAEQTAIARLPAKLSAQPFPGEPLGCAFNIFRRSRIESGETIAIIGIGFLGILLTELANAAGARVIAISRRPFSLAAAKRAGASEAIPMDDHWQIIEKVKDLTGGQFCDCVVEATGKQWPLDLAGELTKERGRLIVAGYHQDGPRQVNMQLWNWRGLDVINAHERDPAVYMRGISEAIDATAAGRLSPSPLFTHRFPLEQLGAALDMTRDRPEGFIKALVICDA
- a CDS encoding Gfo/Idh/MocA family protein; the protein is MPDAILVQARPRVGFLGVGWIGLDRMRAIVECGAVEPAVIADPSPEMVAAARELAPEATVAASLEGLLDQELDGVVIATPSALHAAQSIMALEQGLAVFCQKPLGRSHDECIAVVEAARRADRLLGVDLSYRQTEGMRQIRDLIVSGELGTVYAVDLVFHNAYGPGKPWFYDKALSGGGCVMDLGVHLVDLVLWTLGFPDVVRVESRLYSRGSRILRDGNEVEDYAVATLELANGVVARIACSWQLHAGCDAVIGADFYGTRGGTSFRNVNGSFLDFTAELHRGTQRQVLASPPDAWCGRAAAAWAERLAAAEAFDPDCGNFATVAAVLDIIYGR
- a CDS encoding cytochrome c oxidase assembly protein, whose translation is MMGPLASHMVMHILLMNLLAPVAAMTACGVWHQRREPVGGALAFATAAQLFGLWIWHAPPLLTPALASVRLHLLMYGTLFLTALLYWWVVLRFRGSHSWKPILSLLVTSKLYCLLGVLFVFAPRALFTGMVSHNPAAVAPTPEAVLADQQLAGLLMLVACPTSYVLGGVVLGARWLFAMEADEIERPNTGEEAWT
- a CDS encoding polysaccharide pyruvyl transferase family protein, with product MPRVGVLTFHRCINYGSFWQARCLVDGLRLLGADPVILDHRSARIRRAEWRCAFQPLLPVRSSRADFPLYAAKIRKFAEAIAACPLSGPFEIDDPAEIEPFDLVLVGSDEVWNLSHPWYGGRPIFYGDGVQARRLVSYAATFGNLPAAQGLEFYWADKLQKFDGISVRDANSRAIIEKDLKRRATLVLDPCLQFPASLAPSREPRAGSPYLAVYGHSFPDWFQAGVRRWAASYSLTLISIGYRNDWADKQWLDAGPYDFAGFIARAAAVATNFFHGCVFSLLHAKPFVCTLSDYRSNKIGDLTRTVGAEGHLVSEETAQATYEVMLGSPLDAAIERRIAQLRLQSGTYLANVLQ
- a CDS encoding beta-xylosidase, encoding MIEAAMIWNEPNNKSHWDPDLDPDWSRFAHMAKLAGDAIRDVNPGLTRVLGGISPIDPNFMALMKSYGVLDHVDAVAVHGFPLDWNLWQIDEWPQKIEEIRGITDLPLWVSEVGVSTFGAEEVQAWGLKRTVELLKGRIDRIQWYSLYDLPSAWGATTRHREAEGSSYYRHFYMGLLREDGTPKPAIEEFSRHTPEIGLMQWFHFEDPRLDEAVQWMKQLGVTYVRTGLSWADRFRPDALDWFDRQMEALEDFDVTVTFCFTPAHRGLAAHHTSTPIVPEEFAEFCAEMTERYASVSSTLNVVDQSSFSRGTMRSTSLPILPRE
- a CDS encoding histidine phosphatase family protein; amino-acid sequence: MTTTFLLVRHAAHDRIGQFLAGRTADVPLGEAGRKQAERLAARLACEGIASIYTSPRKRTRETAGAVAAASGLAEVTTTEALDEVDFGAWSGKTFEALHTDPLWRQWNSERSRVRAPSGETMFDVQRRVTQLVAALEKKNGGTKIALVSHADVIKSLVCHVLGLSLDAWPRFEIAPASVSAVVASDGDLKLLMLNREAPNLDETAHLLTARR
- a CDS encoding c-type cytochrome; translation: MDLKDLHWTTIAKMLALAGAGVVVVAAVVVWSGAYNVAASRDHLRFTTWLFEVIRERSIAVRSYLVKAPALDDEGMVRLGAGHFEGGCVPCHSRPGEEINAIVSGMLPPPPDLRAVGEHRSPEEIFWIVKHGMKYTGMPAWPSLRRDDEIWAVTAFLARLPDAADHYAELSGLTRSTLGDAPGELASSRALTQCARCHENERNGTNGDRVPRLAGQNEAYLLRSLREFAEQVRPSGAMEPVAGLLDDDERRRLASYYSALGPAAKEKSAPTDAEQIRRGQSIALRGIPQQQVPACMSCHAGRQSPQFPLIAGQHADYIKTQLHLWQQGGRRGTAYGRIMAVVAEALEPAQIEDVAAYFAAQSYGVASPATTAEAAQ